A region of Paenibacillus thiaminolyticus DNA encodes the following proteins:
- the trmB gene encoding tRNA (guanosine(46)-N7)-methyltransferase TrmB, with translation MRLRGKKGAPELLEQSKIAILDPQSARGRWHDIFGNGRPIHVELGMGKGQFISAMSRRHPDVNFIGIDMYDELIARACEKAETIRGELGVDTDANLRLVRANIEYLESMFAEGEIERLFLNFSDPWPKKRHARRRLTHPRFIEKYKHVLNERGEIHQKTDSVTLFEYSLNSYAEVGLQMRNISLDLHRDGPHPDHVMTEYEEKFSSRGMNIHRVEVLVGREAYEQYRASLPFGKGGQPVPQQ, from the coding sequence ATGCGTTTACGAGGCAAAAAAGGGGCTCCTGAGCTGCTGGAGCAATCGAAGATTGCGATCCTGGACCCTCAATCGGCACGGGGCCGCTGGCATGATATTTTCGGCAACGGCCGCCCGATCCATGTGGAGCTGGGCATGGGCAAAGGCCAGTTCATCAGCGCAATGAGCCGTCGGCACCCGGATGTGAACTTCATCGGCATCGATATGTACGATGAATTAATCGCGCGCGCCTGCGAGAAGGCCGAGACGATCCGCGGCGAGCTGGGTGTGGACACCGATGCGAACTTGAGGCTGGTGCGGGCGAACATTGAATACTTGGAATCGATGTTTGCGGAGGGCGAGATCGAGCGACTTTTTCTGAATTTCAGCGATCCGTGGCCGAAGAAGCGCCATGCGCGCCGGCGCTTGACTCATCCCCGTTTTATCGAGAAATATAAGCATGTTCTGAATGAACGCGGAGAGATCCATCAGAAGACTGACTCGGTGACACTGTTCGAATACTCCTTGAATTCCTACGCCGAGGTCGGTCTTCAGATGCGGAATATCTCGCTTGACCTGCACCGGGACGGTCCTCATCCGGATCATGTCATGACGGAATATGAAGAGAAGTTCTCGAGCAGAGGCATGAACATTCACCGTGTGGAAGTTCTGGTGGGGCGCGAGGCTTACGAGCAATACCGGGCTTCACTGCCGTTTGGCAAGGGAGGACAGCCTGTCCCGCAGCAATAA
- a CDS encoding DHHW family protein, with amino-acid sequence MTNRRAAWLTAGFVAYLAALSLWSIAQPDRKLSEFENRALQQFPSFSAAKLWDGRYTEQLGNYFADQFAARDAWVGIKSDLERMSGKTENRQVFFGKDNYLFERFQTPGAQYEANLNEIRRFAARHAVTPMHMLLVPYSQAVYADKLPAYAEATSYDTAEFIRGTYDTLGSAVTSVSVLDALKRHKSDSVFFRTDHHWTMRGAYYGYAEFARAAGFEPIPLESVPSRVISSSFYGTYYTKANNRHLLPDKLELLEQSLPPYKVCYSDASACSDSFYHMEALSVRDQYKVFFNGNRAWTTIETGAGTGRSIVIFKDSYANAFVPLLAPHYSSIHMIDLRFFHESVDDYLTRHNFDHILFLYGVKTVAEDDIFKWLN; translated from the coding sequence ATGACCAACAGACGCGCCGCCTGGCTAACGGCCGGCTTTGTCGCCTATCTCGCCGCGCTGAGCCTGTGGAGCATCGCGCAGCCGGACCGCAAGCTATCCGAGTTCGAGAACCGGGCCCTGCAGCAGTTCCCTTCCTTCTCCGCCGCGAAGCTCTGGGATGGGCGTTATACGGAGCAGTTAGGGAATTATTTCGCTGATCAATTCGCTGCCCGCGACGCTTGGGTCGGCATCAAGTCGGATCTGGAGCGCATGAGCGGCAAGACGGAGAATCGCCAAGTCTTTTTCGGCAAAGACAATTATTTATTCGAGCGCTTCCAGACGCCCGGGGCACAGTACGAAGCGAACTTGAACGAGATCCGCCGGTTCGCTGCCCGGCATGCCGTCACCCCGATGCATATGCTGCTCGTCCCTTATTCGCAAGCCGTATACGCCGACAAGCTTCCGGCATACGCCGAGGCGACGAGCTATGATACCGCGGAATTCATTCGCGGCACGTATGATACGCTGGGCAGCGCCGTGACGTCCGTGTCTGTGTTGGATGCACTGAAGCGGCACAAGTCCGATTCGGTCTTCTTCCGAACCGACCATCATTGGACGATGCGCGGCGCTTATTATGGGTATGCGGAATTCGCCCGCGCCGCCGGCTTCGAGCCGATTCCGCTGGAGAGCGTGCCATCACGCGTCATCAGCAGCAGCTTTTACGGGACCTATTACACAAAGGCGAACAACCGCCATCTGCTCCCAGACAAGCTGGAGCTGCTGGAACAGTCCCTCCCGCCCTATAAGGTCTGCTATTCCGATGCCTCCGCATGCTCGGATTCCTTCTATCATATGGAGGCGCTGTCCGTCCGCGATCAGTATAAGGTGTTCTTCAACGGCAACCGCGCATGGACGACGATAGAGACGGGAGCCGGGACTGGCCGCAGCATCGTCATATTCAAGGATTCGTATGCCAACGCGTTCGTTCCGCTGCTCGCGCCGCACTATTCCAGCATCCATATGATTGACCTGCGTTTTTTCCATGAATCGGTAGACGACTATCTGACCAGGCATAACTTCGATCACATTCTGTTCCTGTATGGCGTGAAGACGGTGGCGGAAGATGATATTTTCAAATGGCTCAATTAA
- a CDS encoding hybrid sensor histidine kinase/response regulator transcription factor, producing MDRQRLSLPDRIAADRPWQWIDWSLFGLYLFWIATSAIYVAGFSEVAGDPKWPAVTLFLISSLVPLLFWRPSHIWAEWFIASEIIGLGSINLIMHFSAGEYVDNMVLATLLAGYLATARSVRWSAPILILFPLIGLFSGKLSVPQAVDQSVNHFVLYGIGIGFNLLIHTQSRLKQLLQDNERQYRVIRQYAEQVERLTLQEERSRVAAELHDAIGHAHVSLVMGLETVQSAIARDPGQAQQRLASLLEHARASFGSIRSHIHGLAPAEGEELAESLSRITEQLQENTGIAGTFAVEGERLTVPSSHRLLLIRCAQEAITNAVKHGHARQVDCLLTYTKDEVAVLVRDDGQGAEQLEPGFGLSSMRERLQAYGGSLDICSEREAGTSVRCALPLSNMPLDKGERPIRLLIADDEQLVRESLHFLFGQEDGIEVIGTASHGKEVLALLEREPPDVLLMDVRMPEMDGLACTKKVKACYPQVKVILITTVDEVDLAMAAIEAGAEGYLLKSIHPRELLASVRMLYQGGTLVDQAMARTLIAQMKRLREREARDIPPQADAAADPFGLTEREREVLDGLAQGLKYRQQIAERLYLSEGTVRNYISTLYAKLGVRDRQSAANVGREAGLLRDGTGGSAIPAASSKP from the coding sequence ATGGATAGACAACGATTGTCACTGCCTGATCGGATTGCAGCCGATCGTCCGTGGCAGTGGATAGATTGGTCATTATTTGGACTGTACTTATTCTGGATCGCGACGAGCGCCATCTATGTGGCTGGCTTCTCTGAGGTGGCGGGAGATCCGAAGTGGCCCGCGGTAACGCTGTTCCTCATCTCCAGCCTCGTTCCGCTGCTGTTCTGGCGGCCGTCGCATATTTGGGCGGAATGGTTTATTGCCTCGGAAATCATCGGCCTCGGCAGCATCAATCTGATCATGCATTTCTCTGCCGGGGAGTATGTCGATAATATGGTGCTGGCGACGCTGCTGGCGGGGTATCTGGCAACGGCGCGCTCCGTCCGCTGGTCGGCTCCCATTCTGATCTTGTTCCCGCTTATCGGACTGTTCAGCGGCAAATTGTCCGTACCCCAAGCCGTCGATCAGAGCGTAAATCATTTTGTGCTGTACGGGATCGGCATCGGATTCAATCTCCTTATTCATACACAATCGCGATTGAAGCAGCTGCTTCAGGACAATGAGCGGCAGTACCGCGTCATCCGGCAGTATGCCGAGCAGGTGGAACGTCTTACGCTCCAGGAGGAACGCTCCCGGGTGGCGGCTGAGCTGCATGACGCGATCGGACATGCCCATGTCTCGCTTGTCATGGGGCTGGAGACGGTGCAATCGGCTATCGCGCGCGACCCCGGACAGGCGCAGCAGCGGTTGGCTTCGCTGCTGGAGCATGCGAGAGCCAGCTTCGGGTCAATCCGCAGCCATATTCACGGTCTGGCGCCGGCAGAAGGGGAGGAGCTGGCGGAGTCGCTGAGCAGGATTACGGAGCAGCTGCAGGAGAATACCGGGATCGCAGGCACATTCGCGGTGGAGGGGGAACGGCTGACCGTCCCTTCCTCCCATCGGCTGCTGCTGATCCGCTGCGCCCAGGAAGCGATCACCAATGCAGTCAAGCATGGTCATGCGAGGCAGGTGGACTGCCTGCTCACCTATACGAAGGATGAGGTTGCGGTGCTTGTCCGGGATGACGGACAGGGAGCGGAGCAGTTGGAGCCGGGCTTCGGCTTATCCTCGATGCGCGAGCGGCTGCAGGCCTATGGCGGCTCATTGGACATTTGTTCAGAGCGGGAGGCCGGCACCTCCGTGCGCTGCGCGCTGCCGCTGTCGAATATGCCTCTCGACAAAGGGGAGCGCCCGATTCGCCTTCTGATCGCCGATGATGAGCAGTTGGTGAGAGAGAGCCTTCATTTCCTGTTCGGCCAAGAAGACGGCATTGAGGTGATAGGGACGGCATCTCATGGCAAAGAGGTTCTCGCCTTGCTGGAGCGGGAGCCTCCCGATGTGCTGCTGATGGATGTGCGCATGCCCGAGATGGACGGTCTTGCCTGTACGAAGAAGGTGAAGGCCTGCTATCCGCAGGTGAAGGTGATTCTGATTACGACGGTGGACGAGGTCGATCTGGCGATGGCCGCGATCGAAGCCGGCGCGGAAGGATATTTGCTCAAATCGATTCATCCCCGGGAGCTGCTGGCGAGCGTGCGCATGCTGTATCAAGGAGGAACCTTGGTCGATCAGGCGATGGCGCGCACGCTTATCGCTCAGATGAAGCGGCTGCGGGAGCGGGAAGCGCGGGACATTCCGCCTCAAGCCGATGCGGCCGCGGATCCGTTCGGGTTGACCGAGCGGGAGCGCGAGGTGCTGGACGGTTTGGCCCAAGGCTTGAAGTACCGGCAGCAAATTGCCGAGCGGTTGTATTTGTCGGAGGGGACCGTGCGCAATTACATATCCACGCTGTACGCGAAGCTCGGCGTCCGCGATCGCCAGTCGGCCGCGAACGTCGGGCGCGAGGCCGGGCTACTGAGGGACGGCACGGGAGGGAGTGCCATCCCGGCGGCGAGTTCCAAGCCGTGA
- a CDS encoding MBOAT family O-acyltransferase, whose protein sequence is MVFSSVVFLFTFLPAALLLYYASPRRGKNAALLLISLLFYAWGEPVYIVLLLFSAVTDYVNGLLIERFRGRTALQRLTLIFSLAVNVGVLCFFKYADFLIDSLNGAFGTSIAPLDLPLPIGISFYTFQTMSYTIDVYRGRCKAQRSFIDFAAFVSMFPQLVAGPIVRYDEVEKQLSERSISLEQIGYGVRRFIIGLGKKVLLANNIGMLWDMSRSGIDDLTTAGAWIGIIAFAFQIYFDFSGYSDMAIGLGSMLGFRFPENFNYPYISASASEFWRRWHMTLGAWFRDYVYFPLGGSRTSKPRLVLNLFVVWFLTGLWHGASWNFILWGLYFGLLIGLEKLFLGPWLERLWRPVRHAYLIAAALFGWVLFGLDDIASIANYIGTMLGLGDSVLLSGTDMYNLRNYGLLLVILVISATPLAARVGALLQRRPALQAAVSVADYALLAGMLFASTAYLIDGTYNPFLYFRF, encoded by the coding sequence GTGGTATTTAGCTCAGTCGTCTTTCTGTTTACGTTTCTCCCCGCAGCGCTGCTGCTTTACTATGCATCTCCCCGGCGGGGGAAGAACGCGGCGCTATTGCTGATCAGCCTCCTGTTCTATGCGTGGGGCGAGCCGGTATATATTGTGCTGCTGCTGTTCTCTGCGGTCACCGACTACGTGAACGGACTGCTGATCGAACGGTTCCGGGGCAGAACAGCGCTGCAGCGCCTCACGCTCATCTTCTCCCTCGCGGTGAATGTGGGCGTGCTTTGCTTTTTCAAATATGCCGATTTCCTGATTGATTCGCTGAACGGCGCATTCGGGACATCCATCGCTCCGCTTGACCTGCCGCTTCCGATCGGCATCTCATTCTATACGTTCCAGACAATGTCCTACACGATTGACGTCTACCGCGGCCGCTGCAAGGCGCAGCGCAGCTTTATCGATTTTGCCGCCTTCGTGTCAATGTTCCCCCAGCTTGTCGCTGGGCCTATCGTGCGCTACGACGAGGTGGAGAAGCAACTGTCCGAACGAAGCATCTCGCTGGAGCAGATCGGATACGGGGTAAGGCGCTTTATTATCGGGCTTGGCAAAAAGGTGCTGCTTGCCAACAATATCGGCATGCTGTGGGATATGAGCCGCAGCGGAATCGATGATCTCACGACGGCGGGCGCATGGATAGGCATTATCGCTTTCGCGTTCCAAATTTATTTCGACTTCAGCGGGTATTCCGATATGGCCATTGGGCTGGGAAGCATGCTCGGCTTCCGCTTTCCGGAGAACTTCAACTATCCGTACATTTCCGCGAGCGCTTCGGAATTTTGGCGCCGCTGGCATATGACGCTTGGCGCCTGGTTCCGGGACTATGTTTATTTCCCGTTGGGCGGAAGCCGCACCAGCAAGCCGAGGCTCGTATTGAATCTGTTCGTCGTCTGGTTCCTGACCGGATTATGGCATGGCGCGAGCTGGAATTTTATCTTGTGGGGACTCTATTTCGGCCTGCTGATCGGATTGGAAAAGCTGTTCCTCGGTCCATGGCTGGAACGGCTGTGGCGGCCCGTCCGGCATGCCTACCTGATCGCGGCGGCCCTGTTCGGCTGGGTGCTGTTCGGACTCGACGACATCGCTTCGATCGCGAACTATATAGGGACGATGCTCGGACTCGGGGACAGCGTTCTCCTCAGCGGAACGGATATGTACAATCTGCGGAATTACGGCTTGCTGCTGGTCATCCTTGTCATCAGCGCGACGCCTCTCGCCGCCCGGGTAGGCGCCCTGCTGCAGCGCCGGCCTGCCCTCCAAGCCGCCGTCTCGGTTGCCGATTACGCGCTGCTAGCCGGAATGCTGTTCGCCAGTACCGCTTATTTGATTGACGGAACGTATAATCCCTTTCTCTATTTCCGCTTCTAA
- a CDS encoding class I SAM-dependent methyltransferase, translating into MGFLSVLSFAQQAVKERVQPGDRAVDATMGTGVDTLFLARLVGPRGSVAAFDIQAAALELTRRRLEDAFGADGGAQVELLQHSHAAMTCALPPAWHGTTAAVMFNLGYLPAVDADKRVMTEPSTTLAALEDALTLLRPGGVLTAVVYPGHAGGDREADAVRAWAETLPAARGQAVVYRMLQRPEAPYVIAVEKARSRSAEQ; encoded by the coding sequence ATGGGCTTCCTCTCCGTACTCAGCTTCGCGCAGCAGGCCGTGAAGGAGCGCGTGCAGCCGGGCGACCGCGCCGTGGACGCGACGATGGGCACCGGCGTGGACACGCTCTTCCTTGCCCGGCTCGTCGGGCCGCGCGGGTCGGTCGCGGCCTTCGATATCCAGGCGGCGGCGCTCGAGCTGACCCGCCGCCGCCTGGAGGATGCCTTCGGCGCGGACGGCGGCGCGCAGGTCGAGCTGCTGCAGCACAGCCATGCAGCGATGACCTGTGCGCTGCCCCCGGCATGGCACGGAACGACGGCAGCCGTCATGTTCAACCTCGGCTATCTGCCGGCGGTGGACGCGGACAAGCGCGTCATGACGGAGCCGTCCACGACGCTGGCGGCGCTGGAGGACGCCCTGACGCTGCTGCGTCCGGGCGGGGTGCTGACCGCCGTCGTGTACCCGGGCCATGCCGGGGGCGACCGTGAAGCGGACGCCGTCCGCGCCTGGGCGGAGACGCTGCCCGCCGCCAGAGGCCAGGCAGTCGTCTACCGCATGCTCCAGCGGCCGGAGGCGCCTTACGTCATCGCGGTCGAGAAGGCACGCTCCCGAAGCGCGGAGCAATAA
- a CDS encoding TIGR01212 family radical SAM protein (This family includes YhcC from E. coli K-12, an uncharacterized radical SAM protein.) has product MKYPKLERPPVPLDWGDKRFHTWNAEMRRQFGGKVFKVMLDAGFTCPNRDGRIAIGGCTFCSSRGSGDFAGSRRNDLVTQFNTIRDRQHEKWPNASYIGYFQAYTNTYAPVDTLREYFEVILEQPGVVGLSIATRPDCLPDDVVEYLAELNERTYLWLEMGLQTIHESTSTLINRAHDTACYEEAVAKLRKHNIRICTHIIYGLPQETHEMMMETAAAVARMDVQGIKLHLLHLMRKTPMVKQYEAGLLRFLEMDEYVKLIVDTLEILPPEMIVHRVTGDAPRDLLIGPTWSLRKWEVLNAIDAELRRRDTWQGKLWRES; this is encoded by the coding sequence TTGAAATATCCGAAGCTCGAACGGCCGCCTGTCCCCCTCGATTGGGGAGACAAGCGGTTCCATACATGGAACGCCGAGATGCGCCGCCAGTTCGGGGGCAAAGTCTTCAAGGTGATGCTGGATGCCGGCTTCACCTGCCCGAACCGGGACGGACGCATCGCCATCGGGGGCTGCACCTTCTGCAGTTCACGGGGCTCCGGCGATTTCGCGGGCTCCCGCCGCAACGATCTCGTTACCCAATTCAACACGATTCGCGACCGCCAGCATGAGAAATGGCCGAATGCAAGCTATATCGGCTACTTCCAGGCCTACACGAATACGTATGCGCCGGTCGACACGCTGCGCGAGTATTTCGAGGTCATCCTGGAGCAGCCGGGGGTGGTCGGCCTGTCGATCGCCACCCGTCCCGACTGCTTGCCGGACGATGTCGTCGAGTATTTGGCCGAGCTGAACGAGCGCACGTACCTCTGGCTGGAGATGGGCCTGCAGACGATTCACGAATCGACCTCTACGCTCATCAACCGGGCGCATGACACCGCCTGCTATGAGGAGGCGGTCGCGAAGCTGCGCAAGCACAATATCCGTATCTGCACCCATATCATATATGGACTGCCGCAGGAGACGCATGAGATGATGATGGAGACGGCCGCAGCGGTCGCCCGCATGGACGTGCAGGGCATCAAGCTCCATCTGCTCCATCTCATGCGCAAGACGCCGATGGTGAAGCAGTATGAAGCGGGCCTGCTCCGCTTCCTGGAGATGGACGAATACGTGAAGCTCATCGTCGACACGCTGGAGATTCTGCCGCCCGAGATGATCGTGCACCGCGTGACGGGCGATGCCCCGCGCGACCTCTTGATCGGGCCCACGTGGAGCCTGCGCAAGTGGGAAGTGCTGAACGCGATCGACGCCGAGCTGCGCCGCCGCGATACGTGGCAGGGCAAGCTGTGGAGGGAGAGCTAA
- a CDS encoding type I phosphomannose isomerase catalytic subunit yields MTTPYPLKFQPEFKERVWGGRALTQFGLDLPEGHIGEGWMIGDHPNGTTKVINGELAGQGLDQVREQYGKEWFGLKGFSEKNGRFPLLIKLLDCNDDLSVQVHPTDDYEGLPTGELGKTEMWYVLDAKPGAKIIYGLKDGVDREALAAAIAEGRIMEALQEVPVQAGDSFYIPAGTVHALCAGVVVAEVQQNSDTTYRLYDYNRPGLDGKPRELHIEDSLNVIAYEGAGATRMKTDNAEPNEWLTLAESPYFRVEKGIVTQPWSLSTTADSFVILVVCEGKGTLRWADQELTLAAGECFLLPANLGAYTLEGGCTVLRSVAP; encoded by the coding sequence ATGACAACACCATACCCACTGAAGTTTCAACCTGAGTTCAAGGAACGTGTCTGGGGCGGCCGCGCGCTGACCCAATTCGGCCTGGATCTGCCGGAAGGGCATATCGGCGAAGGCTGGATGATCGGAGACCATCCGAACGGAACGACGAAGGTTATCAACGGCGAGCTGGCCGGCCAAGGCCTCGATCAAGTGCGCGAGCAATACGGCAAGGAATGGTTCGGCTTGAAGGGCTTCTCCGAGAAAAACGGCCGCTTCCCGCTGCTGATCAAGCTGCTCGATTGCAACGATGATCTGTCGGTGCAGGTGCATCCGACCGACGATTATGAAGGGCTGCCGACAGGCGAGCTGGGCAAGACCGAGATGTGGTATGTGCTCGATGCCAAGCCAGGAGCCAAGATCATCTATGGCTTGAAGGATGGAGTCGACCGCGAGGCACTGGCGGCAGCAATCGCGGAAGGCCGCATCATGGAGGCGCTGCAGGAGGTTCCAGTCCAAGCCGGCGATTCCTTCTACATTCCGGCCGGCACGGTGCATGCGCTGTGCGCCGGCGTCGTCGTCGCCGAGGTGCAGCAGAACTCCGACACGACATACCGCCTGTATGACTATAACCGTCCGGGCCTCGACGGCAAGCCGCGCGAGCTGCACATCGAGGATTCCTTGAATGTCATCGCCTATGAAGGCGCTGGCGCGACCCGGATGAAGACCGACAACGCGGAGCCGAATGAATGGCTGACGCTGGCGGAATCGCCATACTTCCGGGTAGAAAAAGGCATCGTCACGCAGCCGTGGAGCCTGTCCACGACGGCGGACAGCTTCGTCATCCTCGTCGTATGCGAAGGCAAGGGCACACTGCGCTGGGCCGATCAAGAGCTGACGCTGGCGGCCGGAGAATGCTTCCTTCTCCCGGCGAACCTCGGCGCGTACACGCTGGAAGGCGGCTGCACGGTGCTCCGTTCCGTTGCCCCTTAA
- a CDS encoding DUF4358 domain-containing protein translates to MRKWLAVMIILAIAVAGCTTKKEEAVQVPVADIMAKLKESAEFPPMAEEIDLKADADMAGKLHIDPAQLAEGRMLKAMLNVKADEIIVLKAADEKYIADLKKALEEEGATQENLWSTYLPDQYEIVKNRIIKQEGAYLALIISEKAEDVEKAFMAALKPDGK, encoded by the coding sequence ATGAGAAAATGGTTGGCGGTTATGATCATACTGGCGATTGCTGTCGCCGGATGCACCACGAAAAAAGAAGAGGCCGTTCAAGTGCCTGTGGCCGATATTATGGCGAAATTAAAGGAAAGCGCGGAGTTCCCTCCAATGGCTGAGGAGATTGATCTGAAAGCCGATGCGGATATGGCCGGAAAGCTTCATATCGATCCTGCCCAATTGGCCGAGGGACGGATGCTGAAGGCGATGCTCAACGTCAAAGCGGACGAAATTATCGTGCTCAAAGCAGCAGACGAGAAATATATCGCAGACCTGAAAAAAGCGCTGGAAGAAGAAGGTGCGACGCAGGAAAATCTATGGAGCACCTACCTTCCCGATCAATACGAGATTGTCAAAAACCGGATCATCAAGCAGGAAGGCGCTTATCTGGCGCTGATCATTTCGGAAAAAGCGGAAGATGTCGAGAAAGCATTCATGGCAGCGCTGAAGCCGGACGGCAAGTAA
- a CDS encoding MGDG synthase family glycosyltransferase, whose translation MEEPVTWSVPAGFAFIHDNEGKKRILVLSERFGAGHTQAAHALAVSLRKLSPHVQTRVIELGSFLNPRTAPLIIEAYRKTVTVQPRLVGFMYRTQYNKSLNRLTTMALHRVFYTQAMTVMRQLRPDMIVCTHPIPNAVISRLRRLGLNVPLCTVITDYDAHATWVSPGVSRYLVPTPEVQAKLESHGVPAERIQVTGIPVHPKFWETHDRNTKAAIRRRFGLKEIPTVLVMGGGWGLMDPSCSSELLTRWRNDIQFLFCIGDNEKLRQRLLDTPRFRHENIRLIGYTQQIDQLMDVSDLLITKPGGMTCTEAMAKGIPMLFYEPLPGQEEENLHYFAEKGYGEPIGSSHTITSWMNKLAYHYEEVASRRREFELNASRYHPKACADAILSMLYEQPPTGSSSA comes from the coding sequence ATGGAGGAACCTGTCACATGGTCCGTGCCGGCAGGCTTCGCTTTTATACACGATAACGAAGGCAAGAAGCGGATTCTCGTCCTGTCGGAGCGCTTCGGAGCCGGACACACTCAGGCCGCGCACGCCCTGGCCGTCAGTCTTCGGAAGCTGTCCCCGCATGTGCAGACGCGCGTGATTGAGTTGGGCAGCTTTTTGAATCCGCGGACGGCTCCGCTCATTATCGAGGCTTACCGCAAGACCGTCACCGTGCAGCCTAGATTGGTCGGCTTCATGTACAGGACTCAATATAACAAATCATTGAACCGGCTGACCACGATGGCGCTTCATCGCGTCTTCTATACGCAGGCGATGACGGTCATGCGCCAGCTGAGGCCAGATATGATTGTATGCACCCATCCGATTCCGAATGCCGTCATCTCGCGGCTGCGCCGGCTGGGCCTGAATGTGCCGCTCTGCACGGTCATTACCGATTATGATGCGCATGCTACCTGGGTCAGTCCCGGGGTAAGCCGTTATCTCGTGCCGACGCCCGAAGTGCAGGCGAAGCTGGAATCGCATGGGGTGCCGGCCGAACGCATCCAGGTGACCGGCATCCCCGTTCATCCGAAGTTCTGGGAGACGCATGACCGGAATACGAAGGCGGCCATCCGCCGGCGCTTCGGCCTGAAGGAGATCCCGACCGTCCTCGTCATGGGCGGCGGCTGGGGACTCATGGACCCGAGCTGCTCCAGCGAACTGCTGACCCGTTGGCGCAATGACATCCAGTTCTTGTTCTGCATCGGTGACAATGAGAAGCTCCGCCAGCGCCTGCTGGACACCCCGAGATTCCGCCATGAGAACATCCGTCTCATTGGCTACACGCAACAAATCGATCAACTGATGGACGTATCCGATCTGCTGATCACGAAGCCGGGCGGAATGACCTGCACCGAAGCGATGGCGAAAGGCATTCCGATGCTGTTCTACGAACCGTTGCCGGGCCAAGAAGAAGAGAATTTGCATTATTTTGCAGAAAAAGGATACGGCGAACCGATCGGGAGCTCCCATACGATAACGAGCTGGATGAACAAGCTGGCCTATCACTATGAGGAGGTCGCCTCGCGCCGGCGCGAATTCGAGCTGAACGCCTCGCGGTATCATCCGAAGGCGTGCGCCGACGCCATATTGAGCATGCTATACGAGCAGCCGCCCACCGGCAGCTCCTCTGCCTGA
- a CDS encoding CPBP family intramembrane glutamic endopeptidase translates to MFPRMNDTIKALTYAAIVLLLGIGFAFLPQVNTLLYMMTPAIAALLMMFLVTGEGWRKPGWTSLGLFRFGWRGMLPALVIPLAIMLLSYGTVWLAGLADIHIPDQFGGYPWSGFPLILFATFLGNIVTTSLGEELGWRGYWLPLLVRACGERRAYLINGFIHGVWHLPIIWLTGLYHSEQAPWYASLMIVLSCLALAPVIGSLRLRTDSVWPASVLHTAHNLSWNVLSGLTAASSPLVYYISGDNSIMITLCYGMISLFVWARTGTARTSQSVDR, encoded by the coding sequence ATGTTTCCACGAATGAATGACACAATAAAAGCACTTACCTATGCTGCAATCGTGCTGCTGCTCGGCATCGGCTTCGCCTTCCTGCCGCAGGTCAATACGCTGCTCTATATGATGACACCGGCTATCGCCGCACTTCTTATGATGTTCCTCGTTACCGGAGAGGGCTGGCGCAAGCCCGGCTGGACAAGTCTTGGCCTGTTCCGCTTCGGCTGGAGGGGAATGCTTCCGGCCCTGGTAATCCCGCTCGCCATCATGCTCCTGAGCTATGGCACCGTATGGCTGGCCGGCCTCGCGGACATCCATATCCCCGACCAGTTCGGCGGATATCCATGGAGCGGCTTCCCGCTCATTCTCTTCGCCACGTTCCTCGGAAATATCGTGACCACCTCGCTGGGAGAAGAATTGGGCTGGCGCGGCTATTGGCTTCCGCTGCTCGTCCGGGCATGCGGGGAGCGGCGAGCTTATCTTATCAACGGCTTCATCCATGGGGTATGGCATCTGCCGATTATTTGGCTGACTGGGCTGTATCATTCGGAGCAAGCACCCTGGTACGCTTCCCTCATGATTGTGCTAAGCTGCTTGGCCCTCGCTCCGGTTATCGGCAGCTTGCGGCTGCGCACGGACAGCGTCTGGCCGGCCTCTGTGCTGCATACGGCGCATAATCTGTCCTGGAATGTGCTGTCCGGCCTGACGGCTGCCAGCTCGCCGCTTGTCTACTACATTAGCGGGGACAACAGTATCATGATTACGCTCTGTTATGGAATGATAAGTCTGTTCGTATGGGCCCGCACCGGGACGGCACGAACCTCCCAATCCGTCGACCGTTGA